One Pseudodesulfovibrio cashew DNA window includes the following coding sequences:
- the tmcB gene encoding electron transfer complex ferredoxin TmcB → MSQIADRIISDPGLENGVAGLTTEKIQKVVNRMLEGETGAKLKAYRETCMRCGLCSQACHFYVSHDNDPSYSPVNKATETMYELMDKKGKVEPQRIYEMAQMAYTECNLCKRCAHYCPVGIDTGYIMSMVRRICYLLDVVPQYIRDTAHSHASTMNQMWVKDDEWIDSLQWQEDEARDEFPGLRIPLDKEGADVYYSVIAPEPKFRTQLIYQAAAIMNAAGIDWTMPSEPGWDNSDMCMFVGDFENMGRLKRAHYESAQKLRVKRIVMGECGHAFRSVYDMGNRWLGHKKMPVPVIHAVEFYHELMTQGKLKITHKYEKPVTIQDPCNIIRGKGLMDKLRDVVHFLCEEVVEMTPNREHNYCCCAGGGVINCGPPFKNTRMTGNRIKADQLRATGVKDVVIPCHNCHGGLEDIIGYYDLGMHGKFIGDIIYELMEKPEM, encoded by the coding sequence ATGAGTCAAATTGCTGATAGAATCATATCAGATCCCGGGCTCGAGAACGGCGTCGCAGGATTGACCACAGAGAAAATCCAGAAAGTGGTCAACCGGATGCTTGAGGGCGAAACCGGGGCGAAACTGAAGGCTTACCGGGAAACGTGCATGCGCTGCGGCCTTTGCTCCCAGGCATGTCACTTCTACGTGTCCCATGACAACGATCCCAGCTACTCGCCGGTCAACAAGGCCACCGAGACCATGTATGAGCTGATGGACAAGAAGGGCAAGGTGGAGCCCCAGCGCATCTACGAGATGGCGCAGATGGCCTACACCGAATGCAACCTTTGCAAGCGTTGCGCCCACTACTGTCCCGTCGGCATCGACACCGGCTACATCATGTCCATGGTGCGCCGCATCTGTTACCTGCTCGATGTGGTGCCCCAGTATATCCGCGACACCGCCCACTCCCACGCCTCCACCATGAACCAGATGTGGGTCAAGGACGACGAGTGGATCGACTCCCTGCAGTGGCAGGAGGACGAGGCTCGCGACGAGTTCCCGGGTCTGCGCATCCCCCTCGACAAGGAAGGGGCCGACGTCTACTACTCGGTCATCGCGCCGGAACCCAAGTTCCGCACCCAGCTCATCTACCAGGCCGCAGCCATCATGAACGCGGCTGGAATCGACTGGACCATGCCCTCAGAGCCCGGTTGGGACAACTCGGACATGTGCATGTTCGTGGGTGACTTCGAGAACATGGGCCGCCTGAAGCGCGCCCACTACGAATCGGCCCAGAAGCTGCGCGTCAAGCGCATCGTCATGGGCGAATGCGGCCACGCCTTCCGCTCTGTCTACGACATGGGCAACCGCTGGCTCGGCCACAAGAAGATGCCCGTACCGGTCATCCACGCCGTGGAATTCTACCACGAGCTGATGACCCAGGGTAAGCTCAAGATCACTCACAAGTACGAAAAGCCGGTCACCATCCAGGACCCGTGCAACATCATCCGAGGCAAGGGCCTCATGGACAAGCTGCGCGACGTGGTCCACTTCCTCTGCGAAGAGGTGGTCGAGATGACCCCCAACCGCGAGCACAACTACTGCTGCTGCGCGGGCGGCGGCGTCATCAACTGCGGTCCGCCGTTCAAGAACACCCGCATGACGGGCAACCGCATCAAGGCCGATCAGCTCAGGGCCACCGGCGTCAAGGACGTTGTCATCCCGTGTCATAACTGCCACGGCGGACTCGAAGACATCATCGGTTACTATGATCTCGGCATGCACGGTAAGTTCATCGGCGACATCATCTATGAACTGATGGAAAAGCCGGAGATGTAA
- the tmcA gene encoding acidic tetraheme cytochrome c3 TmcA translates to MKRKHTVQLLASLAAIAALVVLYMVPLAFAQDDMTEVPADGFATLQRPRVAFEHDAHNEKAELEDCVICHHSKTEDGKQDLENSSEGEPCSSCHAETRTDGGTPLMRAYHKQCIGCHKEKAKGPVACGECHAK, encoded by the coding sequence ATGAAAAGGAAACACACTGTTCAACTCCTGGCATCCCTGGCGGCCATCGCCGCCCTGGTCGTTCTCTACATGGTTCCCCTGGCGTTCGCCCAGGACGACATGACCGAGGTTCCGGCGGACGGCTTCGCCACGCTGCAGCGTCCCCGGGTCGCTTTTGAGCATGACGCCCACAACGAAAAGGCGGAACTGGAGGACTGCGTAATCTGTCACCACTCCAAAACCGAAGACGGCAAGCAGGACCTGGAAAATTCCAGCGAAGGCGAGCCCTGCTCCTCCTGTCACGCCGAGACGCGTACGGACGGCGGCACGCCGCTCATGCGCGCCTACCACAAGCAGTGCATCGGCTGTCACAAGGAAAAGGCCAAGGGCCCCGTTGCCTGCGGCGAGTGTCACGCGAAGTAA
- a CDS encoding DEAD/DEAH box helicase produces MEENNTPEAVQEETAPDSSTPTMTFEELPDALRAACERAGWDRLMPVQEKALPFVMNDKDVMVQARTGSGKTGAFVLPLLHKLDPSKAECQALVMVPTRELAQQVAQEARMLAGDDGINVVAVYGGVGYKAQLDAFREGAQLVVGTPGRILDHLVRRSLSLDSLKVIIFDEADRMLSVGFYPDMIEVKRYLPRRLEGSYMFSATFPQSVLRLAEEFMVKPEFLSLSSDETNVSAIAHQFVEVQAMGKERKLLKLIELENPASAIIFCNTKRNVEFIAAVLSQFGFDAEGLTSDLTQNKREQLMARIKEGKLRFLVATDVAARGIDIPELSHVFMMEPPEDPESYVHRAGRTGRAGATGTAITLVDVIQKMELERIATRFKITFEEIKDPTEEDVAAIIEERLTALLEKKFRKLTPLQRERASRFLPLVEKYASDADSMGLIAMLLDELYQYTLHGKPAEPVSTGQPKRDRADREQPREDKPKKSRPRKRKPRNGGGQQDSEGGSRDRSPRNRQDSPAEERAEPRRERREAPKEPRREKSEAPKEPRREPATRSEAESGESGGEAKPRPRRRRPRRRRR; encoded by the coding sequence ATGGAAGAAAACAACACTCCCGAAGCCGTACAGGAAGAGACGGCCCCTGATTCCAGCACCCCGACAATGACATTCGAAGAATTGCCCGATGCCCTGCGGGCCGCTTGCGAGCGGGCCGGATGGGACCGGCTCATGCCCGTTCAGGAGAAGGCGCTGCCTTTCGTCATGAACGACAAGGACGTCATGGTCCAGGCCCGGACCGGTTCCGGCAAGACCGGCGCTTTCGTGCTGCCGCTGCTGCACAAGCTCGACCCGTCCAAGGCAGAGTGCCAGGCTCTGGTCATGGTCCCCACCCGCGAACTGGCCCAGCAGGTCGCCCAGGAGGCGCGCATGCTGGCCGGCGACGACGGCATCAACGTGGTCGCCGTGTACGGCGGCGTGGGCTACAAGGCCCAGCTCGACGCCTTCCGCGAGGGCGCGCAGCTGGTGGTCGGAACTCCCGGCCGCATTCTGGACCACCTGGTCCGGCGCAGCCTGAGCCTGGACAGCCTCAAGGTCATCATTTTCGACGAGGCTGACCGAATGCTGTCCGTGGGGTTCTACCCGGACATGATCGAGGTCAAGCGGTATCTCCCGCGCCGCCTGGAAGGCAGCTACATGTTCTCGGCCACATTCCCGCAGTCGGTCCTCCGACTGGCCGAGGAGTTCATGGTCAAGCCGGAGTTCCTGAGCCTTTCCAGCGACGAGACCAATGTCTCGGCTATCGCCCACCAGTTTGTCGAGGTCCAGGCCATGGGCAAGGAGCGCAAGCTCCTCAAGCTCATCGAACTGGAGAATCCCGCTTCGGCCATCATTTTTTGCAATACCAAGCGCAATGTGGAGTTCATCGCCGCGGTCCTCTCCCAGTTCGGTTTCGACGCCGAGGGGTTGACCTCGGACCTGACCCAGAACAAGCGCGAACAGCTCATGGCCCGCATCAAGGAAGGCAAGCTGCGTTTCCTGGTGGCCACGGATGTGGCCGCGCGCGGCATCGACATCCCGGAACTCTCCCATGTCTTCATGATGGAGCCGCCGGAAGACCCGGAGTCCTACGTTCACCGGGCGGGCCGCACGGGTCGCGCCGGAGCCACGGGCACGGCCATCACCCTGGTCGACGTCATCCAGAAGATGGAGCTGGAGCGTATCGCCACGCGGTTCAAGATCACCTTCGAGGAGATCAAGGACCCCACCGAAGAGGACGTGGCGGCCATCATTGAGGAGCGTCTCACCGCATTGCTGGAAAAGAAATTCCGCAAGCTCACCCCGCTGCAGCGGGAGCGGGCGTCCCGCTTCCTGCCGCTGGTGGAGAAGTACGCCTCGGACGCGGATTCCATGGGACTCATTGCCATGCTCCTGGACGAGCTTTACCAGTACACCCTGCACGGCAAGCCCGCCGAGCCAGTATCCACCGGTCAGCCTAAACGTGATCGAGCCGATCGGGAGCAACCCCGTGAGGACAAGCCGAAGAAGAGCCGCCCGCGGAAGCGCAAGCCCAGGAACGGTGGCGGTCAGCAGGATTCGGAAGGCGGCAGCAGGGATCGTTCGCCCAGGAATCGGCAGGACTCGCCCGCCGAGGAGAGAGCCGAGCCCCGGCGCGAACGACGCGAAGCGCCCAAGGAACCCCGTCGTGAAAAGAGCGAAGCCCCCAAGGAGCCTCGCCGCGAGCCCGCAACCCGCAGTGAAGCCGAGTCCGGTGAGAGCGGAGGCGAGGCCAAGCCCCGCCCGCGTCGCCGTCGTCCCAGGCGCAGAAGGCGTTAG
- the tmcC gene encoding TmcC family electron transfer complex membrane anchor subunit, whose translation MTEIYTFVSGPLAWVAFGIFIIGSIYRLVSMYALAKAKDGSSLAYMSLPFGLRSILNWMIPFNTMGWKGDPLMTVATFVFHIGFLVVAVFLGAHVVLWDTNFGISIPSLPDVAGDIVSFAVIAACAIFAYRRIALPHVKGVTRGKDWFALIIVALPFITGVLAYHQVGPVLLMTILHVLAAELLLALIPFTRLSHALFVLFTRAYMGSEFGGVRNARDW comes from the coding sequence ATGACTGAAATATACACCTTCGTCAGCGGCCCCCTTGCCTGGGTGGCGTTCGGCATCTTCATTATCGGTTCCATATACCGGCTGGTTTCCATGTATGCCCTGGCCAAGGCCAAGGACGGTTCGTCCCTGGCGTACATGAGCCTGCCCTTCGGGCTCCGTTCCATCCTCAACTGGATGATCCCCTTCAACACCATGGGGTGGAAAGGCGATCCGCTCATGACCGTCGCCACCTTCGTGTTCCACATCGGCTTCCTGGTGGTCGCCGTCTTCCTGGGCGCGCACGTGGTCCTCTGGGATACCAACTTCGGCATCTCCATCCCGAGCCTGCCCGACGTGGCCGGCGACATCGTCAGCTTCGCGGTCATCGCGGCCTGCGCGATCTTCGCCTACCGCCGCATCGCGCTGCCCCACGTCAAGGGTGTCACCCGGGGCAAAGACTGGTTCGCCCTCATCATCGTGGCTCTGCCGTTCATCACCGGCGTGCTGGCCTACCACCAGGTGGGTCCGGTTCTCCTGATGACCATCCTGCACGTCCTCGCGGCTGAACTCCTGCTGGCGCTGATTCCGTTCACGCGCCTCAGCCACGCCCTGTTCGTTCTCTTCACCAGAGCGTACATGGGTTCGGAATTCGGCGGCGTCCGCAACGCCAGAGACTGGTAG